The sequence TTGCGATTTAGAAACCCTTCCCAAGGAGGAAAAAAATGGTTCTAAATAAGGCTTTGAAGAACAAAAAATATAGAGTGATTGACATAAAATTGGACGAAAAGCTTGCAAGAAGGTTGCAAGAGTTGGGAATAGTAAAGGGTGGAAAAATTCACATGATAAGAAAGGCTCCTCTGGGAGATCCTATACACATCTGTGTAAACGGACAAAATATTTCATTAAGGGATTCGGTTTGTTCAGGCATCGTTATAGAAGAAGACAAATAGACAATTTAAGCGAAAAAACCATAAAGATTGCATTTGTAGGAAACCCTAATGTAGGCAAATCAGCTCTCATAAATGCACTATCTGGCTCAAACCTGAAGGTTGGCAATTGGCCAGGGGTCACAGTTGAAAAAAAGGAAGCAAATATTATTATAAATAACCAGTTGTTTTCTCTGGTAGACTTGCCAGGCGCATATTCTTTAAATCCTTTCTCTTTAGAGGAAAAAATAACCAGAGATTTTTTAATTAATGAAAGGCCAGACTTAATAGTAAACGTAGTAGATAGCAACCAACTCGAAAAAAGTCTTTTTTTAACTTTCGCGTTATCAGAATTTGAGATACCTATGATAATAGCCCTAAACTTTTTTGATGAAATGATCAAAAACAAGACAGAAATAGATCTTAAAAGGTTAAGTGATCTTTTATCAGTAGAAATAGTTCCTACATCAGGAATAAAAGGAATTGGCATAGATGAACTTAAAAGAGCAATATACAAAACTGCAAATGAAAGAAATTTGCCAAATATTCTCTTTGAAGAAGAACTTGACAAGAGGTTTAAACGTATAAAAGAGATATTATCTGACAGAAGAGAAAAATTAGGTTATCCCCTATCCTTTGTAGCTGCAAGGATTCTAGAAAACAACCAGCAAATGATAAGCGAATTAAGTGACAAAAAGCTTCTTGATAAAAGCGTTTTGGATTATGCCGTTGGCAACACAACATATATTGAATCAAGATATAAGCTTATATCTTCGATATGTAAAAAAATTTTAAAAAGACATAAAGATAATAATGAATTAACTCAAAAAATTGATGCAATACTTTTAAACAAATTTTTAGGTTTGCCACTATTTTTTATTATGATGTTTATAGTATTTAAACTCACCTTTGATCTGTCAAAACCATTTGTAGACTTCACCGGTTATTTTATAAATGATTACGTTGGAAAGTATACAATTTATCTCCTATGGTTTTTACCAGATATATTTAAATCTCTTATAAAGGAAGCTATCATAGGCGGTGTAGGTTCGGTAATAAGTTTCTTCCCACTAATAGGAATTTTCTTTTTATTTATATCAATTCTTGAAGAAAGTGGTTATATGACAAGAGCAGCTTTTCTTATTGACAAGATCATGAGTTCGATTGGATTAAGCGGCAAAGTATTTATTCCTCTTATACTTGGTTTTGGATGCAACGTACCTGCTATTTATGCCACAAGAGGCCTTGATTCCCAAAAGGATAGACTCCTTGCTGGCCTTATGATACCACTAATGTCTTGTTCAGCAAGACTGCCAGTATATCTTTTGTTTACTGCTGCTTTTTTCGAAAACTTCAAGGAGTTAATAATACTTGGATTATATTTCCTGGGCGCTTTTATAGCAATAATACTTGTCATATTGTTACAAGTTTCAGTTCCCTCTTTAAAAATGGATTCTACGCCGTTTATATTAGAATTACCGCCATACAGAATCCCTCCTTTAAAATTTCTCTTAAAACTCACAGGTTTTAGAGTAAAGTCTTTCGTAAGAAAGGCTGGTTCTGTAATACTATTCACAATGATACTTGTGTGGAGCGTAAACTCTTTGCCGTACAACGCACCTAGTGGAGAAAGTTACCTTGCACAGGGTTCAAAAGCAATTTCATTTATATTTGCGCCTGCTGGCTTTGATAAATGGGAAGCAGTTGCAACTCTTTTGCCAAGCGTGGTTGCTAAAGAGGCAGTCATTGGAACTCTAGGACAAATACTCGAAGGAGAACGAGTAAGTTCGGGCTCAGTAAAAGATTCAGAAGAATACAATTTTTCAAGTGATACTTTAAAAGTAATTGTAAAATTTAAAGATTCTTTTATTGAAGCCGCATCAAATCTCTTAAATTTCTTTACAATTACATCATTTCAAGAAAAAGAAAAAAATGAAGGACTCATAAACAGGTTAAAAACTTTATTTACGCCGCTTTCAGCTCTATCCTTTATGATATTCATTTTACTCTTTG comes from Thermodesulfobium acidiphilum and encodes:
- a CDS encoding FeoA family protein; translated protein: MVLNKALKNKKYRVIDIKLDEKLARRLQELGIVKGGKIHMIRKAPLGDPIHICVNGQNISLRDSVCSGIVIEEDK
- the feoB gene encoding ferrous iron transport protein B, whose amino-acid sequence is MFRHRYRRRQIDNLSEKTIKIAFVGNPNVGKSALINALSGSNLKVGNWPGVTVEKKEANIIINNQLFSLVDLPGAYSLNPFSLEEKITRDFLINERPDLIVNVVDSNQLEKSLFLTFALSEFEIPMIIALNFFDEMIKNKTEIDLKRLSDLLSVEIVPTSGIKGIGIDELKRAIYKTANERNLPNILFEEELDKRFKRIKEILSDRREKLGYPLSFVAARILENNQQMISELSDKKLLDKSVLDYAVGNTTYIESRYKLISSICKKILKRHKDNNELTQKIDAILLNKFLGLPLFFIMMFIVFKLTFDLSKPFVDFTGYFINDYVGKYTIYLLWFLPDIFKSLIKEAIIGGVGSVISFFPLIGIFFLFISILEESGYMTRAAFLIDKIMSSIGLSGKVFIPLILGFGCNVPAIYATRGLDSQKDRLLAGLMIPLMSCSARLPVYLLFTAAFFENFKELIILGLYFLGAFIAIILVILLQVSVPSLKMDSTPFILELPPYRIPPLKFLLKLTGFRVKSFVRKAGSVILFTMILVWSVNSLPYNAPSGESYLAQGSKAISFIFAPAGFDKWEAVATLLPSVVAKEAVIGTLGQILEGERVSSGSVKDSEEYNFSSDTLKVIVKFKDSFIEAASNLLNFFTITSFQEKEKNEGLINRLKTLFTPLSALSFMIFILLFVPCIVTISVLIQEYGIKWTIFEICILLVISYSVSTLVYQTGKLFVR